In the Corynebacterium suedekumii genome, one interval contains:
- a CDS encoding GTPase: MTTVDRSGSLTALSTLLVQAMDALAQGGPDLAERAVELKDMVTRAPRVAVVGRLKAGKSTLVNALTEHHTAATGTLECTMAVSLYLDGQPARAEVLGLDGRVDRVTLGAGPLTDLPRPLEEIDHIRQYLPNARLRELSLIDTPGTATLTVENEQRTRRALIDGRQDTRRASSWADCVVFLSDSAPRDDERAFLADLGMTPLSTIGVLSRADSFGAGAFGPRDPLEHAREHAQRIAAQLGTSVSTVLPLSGLLAETAGTGQVTGEIARNLAQLADLDRDTLLDVVELDDPAVIVPGFTAAMRDDLLDRLGEYGLVHGRAVARDRGAVGLVEWMTRASGVEELTDLLTGDFAYFAVLQRAVRVLDELDELSASHPNRDHVRWVRSVTLAQPGMHFVALYRSYRNTIAATPDSHLLEPLRRAITAVDPAGVVGLPHGTPADQVRSAHEQALGELQEMAMTPLSAAEDEARERLLGAHQAALQAMR, from the coding sequence ATGACCACCGTCGACCGCAGCGGTTCCCTCACCGCCCTGTCCACCCTCCTCGTCCAGGCGATGGACGCCCTGGCCCAGGGCGGTCCTGACCTGGCCGAACGTGCCGTCGAACTGAAGGACATGGTCACCCGCGCGCCCCGGGTGGCGGTGGTCGGCCGCCTCAAGGCCGGCAAGTCCACCCTGGTCAACGCGCTGACCGAGCACCACACCGCCGCCACCGGCACCCTCGAGTGCACGATGGCCGTCAGCCTCTATCTCGACGGTCAGCCCGCCCGGGCGGAGGTCCTCGGCCTCGACGGCCGCGTCGACCGGGTCACCCTCGGCGCCGGCCCCCTCACGGACCTGCCCCGCCCGCTCGAAGAGATCGACCACATCCGCCAGTACCTGCCGAATGCGCGGCTGCGGGAACTCTCGCTCATCGACACCCCCGGCACCGCCACCCTCACCGTGGAGAACGAGCAGCGCACCCGCCGCGCCCTCATCGATGGCCGCCAGGACACCCGGCGGGCCAGCTCCTGGGCCGACTGCGTGGTGTTCCTCTCCGACTCCGCCCCGCGTGACGACGAACGCGCCTTCCTCGCCGACCTGGGCATGACACCGTTGTCCACGATCGGCGTCCTCTCCCGGGCGGACTCCTTCGGCGCCGGCGCCTTCGGGCCCCGCGACCCGCTCGAGCACGCCCGGGAACACGCGCAGCGCATCGCCGCCCAGCTGGGCACCAGCGTGAGCACCGTGCTGCCGCTGTCCGGCCTGCTCGCCGAGACCGCCGGTACCGGCCAGGTCACCGGCGAGATCGCCCGCAACCTAGCCCAGCTCGCCGATCTCGACCGGGACACGCTTCTCGACGTCGTCGAGCTCGACGACCCCGCTGTCATCGTCCCCGGCTTCACCGCCGCCATGCGCGACGACCTGCTGGACCGGCTCGGCGAGTACGGTCTGGTCCACGGCCGGGCGGTCGCTCGCGACCGCGGCGCCGTCGGCCTGGTCGAGTGGATGACCCGCGCCTCCGGCGTCGAGGAACTCACCGACCTGCTCACCGGCGACTTCGCCTACTTCGCCGTGCTCCAGCGCGCGGTCCGCGTCCTCGACGAACTCGACGAGCTCTCCGCCAGCCACCCCAACCGCGACCACGTCCGCTGGGTGCGCTCAGTGACCCTGGCCCAGCCCGGCATGCACTTCGTCGCCCTGTACCGCAGCTACCGCAACACCATCGCCGCCACCCCGGACTCCCACCTGCTCGAACCGCTGCGCCGCGCCATCACCGCCGTCGACCCCGCCGGGGTGGTCGGCCTGCCGCACGGCACCCCCGCCGACCAGGTCCGGTCCGCGCACGAACAGGCCCTCGGTGAACTGCAGGAGATGGCGATGACCCCGCTCTCGGCCGCCGAGGACGAGGCCCGCGAACGACTCCTCGGCGCCCACCAGGCGGCCCTGCAGGCCATGCGGTGA
- a CDS encoding RNA polymerase sigma factor, which yields MNRSDRADTSAIEAERDLIRRAQGGDQKAFADLASGAQSRMWAVCLSITGNRHDAEDAMQNALTALWKNLPRFVPKARFSTWAYRVASNAALQIVRARRDTPDAEAGFDEPSTDSPVDSQVTSAVVMRRALDELPPEFREVIVLREYAGLSYQEIADHQKVGVQTLKSRINRGRTKLRQALESAGVTHA from the coding sequence ATGAATCGTTCTGACCGGGCCGACACCTCCGCCATCGAGGCGGAGCGTGATCTCATCCGACGCGCCCAGGGAGGCGACCAGAAGGCCTTCGCCGATCTTGCCTCGGGAGCACAGTCCCGCATGTGGGCGGTCTGCCTGTCCATCACCGGAAACCGCCACGATGCCGAGGACGCCATGCAGAACGCCCTCACCGCACTCTGGAAGAACCTCCCCCGCTTCGTACCCAAGGCCCGATTCTCCACATGGGCGTACCGGGTCGCCTCCAATGCCGCTCTCCAGATCGTCCGCGCCCGTCGGGACACCCCTGATGCCGAGGCCGGATTCGATGAGCCGTCGACCGATTCCCCCGTCGACTCGCAGGTCACCTCCGCGGTGGTGATGCGGCGTGCGCTCGATGAGTTACCGCCGGAATTCCGGGAGGTCATCGTCCTCCGGGAGTACGCCGGTTTGAGCTACCAGGAGATCGCCGATCATCAGAAGGTGGGCGTGCAGACGTTGAAGAGTCGCATTAACCGGGGACGGACAAAGCTACGCCAGGCCCTGGAATCGGCGGGCGTCACTCACGCCTAA
- a CDS encoding DUF222 domain-containing protein, with the protein MSQQITQLVDQIDAAMTTLADLMAEPDGVDFHTVRADFIRLEKTMNAKAYVDASFAWLVERSDAGRLVGSSRPIDFLITALGLSWQEAVDRVGRGEGLFTTPVVPPMPTPEPEAGESAEDAAARERLLRQEEARRREQDEKAQREARDQARKVAAEKQKIIRQELRTLNEHSSPSRAVLQAEALKEAGHRCPEDLRVWLRRRVTNANAAGRQPDGRKDRLAGHKKRALRLGKQDTDGNVSISGSLPADVAAMLTAALAPGLRPGANTEVPDDKDRRSRAQRGVDQLGVVLSRLLSDESPKSRQGVGSVVVSMTTKDVEEMTADSRFLSNTGHLLSALDILTLGAAAYDLGVLHDVQGQPLALGRTKRTATLYQRLALFAYEGLCACGTCDGAMIHAHVHHIKAWARGGVTDLEYLTLECPPHHADNNDNQDGAGGMGHMVRDPESGRAGWQPPDGGPIQFNDTELQEYSAGAKIRARNKPPDPPDFDDPSLFDLSPPA; encoded by the coding sequence GTGTCACAGCAGATCACACAACTGGTCGACCAGATCGATGCGGCCATGACCACCCTGGCTGACCTCATGGCCGAACCCGACGGCGTTGACTTCCACACCGTCCGGGCTGACTTCATCCGCCTGGAAAAGACCATGAACGCCAAAGCCTATGTCGACGCCTCGTTTGCCTGGCTGGTGGAACGCTCCGACGCCGGCCGCCTCGTCGGGTCCAGTCGACCCATCGACTTCCTCATCACAGCACTCGGGTTGTCCTGGCAGGAAGCCGTCGACCGGGTCGGACGTGGTGAGGGACTGTTCACCACACCAGTCGTGCCACCGATGCCCACCCCGGAGCCTGAGGCAGGTGAGAGTGCGGAAGATGCGGCAGCACGGGAACGACTCTTACGTCAGGAAGAGGCCCGTCGTCGGGAACAGGACGAGAAAGCACAACGCGAAGCCCGGGACCAGGCCCGGAAGGTCGCCGCCGAGAAGCAGAAGATCATCCGGCAGGAACTCCGCACCCTCAATGAGCATTCCTCCCCCAGTCGTGCTGTGCTGCAGGCAGAAGCGTTGAAGGAGGCAGGCCACCGCTGCCCGGAGGATCTGCGGGTCTGGCTGCGCCGTCGGGTGACCAACGCCAATGCTGCCGGACGCCAACCCGACGGGAGAAAGGACCGGTTGGCCGGGCACAAGAAACGCGCCCTGCGTCTGGGTAAGCAGGACACCGACGGCAACGTGAGTATCTCCGGGTCCCTGCCGGCGGATGTGGCTGCGATGCTCACCGCTGCCCTGGCACCGGGACTACGCCCCGGAGCGAATACAGAAGTGCCAGACGACAAGGACAGGCGCAGCCGGGCCCAACGCGGCGTCGATCAGCTCGGTGTGGTGCTGTCACGTCTGCTGTCGGACGAGTCACCGAAGTCCCGTCAGGGGGTTGGTTCGGTGGTGGTCAGCATGACCACCAAGGATGTGGAGGAGATGACCGCAGACAGTCGGTTCCTGTCGAATACCGGGCATCTGTTGTCGGCGTTGGACATCCTCACCCTCGGTGCTGCTGCCTATGACCTGGGTGTGCTGCATGACGTGCAGGGTCAGCCGTTGGCCCTGGGTCGGACGAAACGCACGGCAACCCTGTATCAGCGACTGGCGTTGTTCGCTTATGAGGGGTTGTGTGCCTGCGGTACCTGTGACGGGGCGATGATTCATGCCCATGTGCACCACATTAAGGCGTGGGCCCGGGGTGGGGTGACGGATCTGGAGTACCTGACCCTGGAGTGTCCACCCCATCATGCGGATAACAATGACAACCAGGATGGGGCCGGTGGGATGGGGCATATGGTGCGGGACCCGGAGAGTGGTCGGGCGGGGTGGCAGCCACCGGATGGTGGGCCGATCCAGTTCAACGACACCGAACTACAGGAGTATTCTGCCGGGGCGAAGATCAGGGCCAGGAACAAGCCACCTGATCCACCGGACTTCGATGATCCCAGCCTGTTCGACCTGTCCCCACCTGCTTAG
- a CDS encoding Hsp70 family protein produces MADTWHLAVDFGTSNSSAAHTAPMSGTVEAVALSHRSNLMPSAVFVDGDGDARTILTGDTALSRGRRDPSNLLPSPKRYIDHDDVQLAGRAVSLVEVVGSVFTGILERARAQHAGQDPESVTLTHPEGWSVHSVDQLVAAVEHAGVPRDHIRLISEPRAAAIHYAAQQTVTPGEHVAVFDFGGGTLDIAVLEAEQGGNFRVVAAKGDNSLGGRTVDNLLYRWVISQVEHDDPDLADYLRNAPVSVMHSLDVNIRDAKEILSDTSSATITVSTPNGEHDLLITRDEFNEVIARSVDRACELTLAALEQAGVNQSTTPIYMTGGSSRIPYMQNRLGEIGTVMTLDDPKTVVSRGALAATLLGFTTTADGKAGPTRTAGTGPAGGNPFASGGPAAAGAGAGAAAGAAGAGAATAGAAAGEASTSGNPFAAGAPGDGAPGAGPTDTQGAPVGQPTPHTAAMPTAGAGAGYGTPGGAGGSTGGSVPSSHTTSSGGSSGKLLGIGGAIGAVVVVGGLLWFFLGGDDEGENTATEETTTQEATEPTTDAQETSAAAAPTSAAAPTAAANGGIPEYSSLVERVPEAQGALPAPFLATVERGCTVTEPISSFIEGLGEEVIQCNGPSGEAAEGTPDNGMSRGFRFVSTGDQVQTVQDFLSNNAGYNEETIQEAGDGNPEIRTYTPADGNGGTGYSVYYPDQQILIYGAGYMGDPENAVDDTLRYWGFLA; encoded by the coding sequence ATGGCTGACACCTGGCACCTCGCCGTCGACTTCGGCACGAGTAACTCGTCTGCGGCCCACACCGCGCCGATGTCCGGAACCGTGGAGGCGGTCGCCCTGAGCCACCGCAGCAACCTCATGCCCTCGGCGGTCTTCGTCGACGGTGACGGCGACGCCCGCACCATCCTCACCGGTGACACCGCCCTGAGCCGTGGCCGTCGTGACCCCTCCAACCTGCTGCCCAGCCCGAAGCGCTACATCGACCATGATGACGTGCAGCTCGCCGGCCGTGCCGTCAGCCTCGTCGAGGTCGTCGGCAGCGTGTTCACCGGCATCCTCGAGCGGGCCCGTGCCCAGCACGCCGGGCAGGACCCGGAGTCCGTCACCCTCACCCACCCGGAGGGCTGGTCCGTCCACTCCGTCGACCAGCTCGTCGCCGCCGTCGAGCACGCCGGGGTGCCCCGCGACCACATTCGCCTGATCTCCGAGCCAAGGGCCGCCGCCATCCACTACGCCGCCCAGCAGACCGTCACCCCGGGTGAGCACGTCGCCGTCTTCGACTTCGGCGGCGGCACCCTCGACATCGCCGTCCTCGAGGCCGAACAGGGCGGTAACTTCCGCGTCGTCGCCGCCAAGGGCGACAACTCGCTCGGCGGTCGCACCGTGGACAACCTGCTCTACCGCTGGGTCATCTCCCAGGTCGAGCACGACGACCCCGATCTGGCCGACTACCTGCGCAACGCCCCCGTCTCGGTCATGCACTCCCTCGACGTCAACATCCGTGACGCCAAGGAGATCCTCTCCGACACCTCCTCCGCCACCATCACCGTGTCCACCCCCAACGGGGAGCACGACCTGCTGATCACGCGTGACGAGTTCAACGAGGTCATCGCGCGCAGTGTCGACCGCGCCTGCGAACTCACCCTCGCCGCCCTCGAGCAGGCCGGTGTCAACCAGTCCACCACCCCGATCTACATGACCGGCGGCTCCTCCCGCATCCCCTACATGCAGAACCGTCTCGGTGAGATCGGCACCGTCATGACCCTCGACGACCCCAAGACCGTCGTCTCCCGTGGCGCGCTCGCCGCCACCCTCCTCGGCTTCACGACGACCGCGGACGGCAAGGCCGGCCCCACCCGCACCGCCGGTACCGGCCCCGCCGGCGGCAACCCCTTCGCCTCCGGTGGCCCGGCCGCCGCCGGCGCAGGTGCTGGTGCAGCTGCGGGTGCCGCCGGTGCCGGTGCCGCCACCGCAGGCGCCGCTGCCGGTGAGGCATCTACCTCGGGTAATCCCTTCGCCGCTGGCGCGCCGGGTGACGGTGCGCCGGGCGCAGGGCCCACGGATACACAGGGCGCTCCGGTTGGCCAGCCGACCCCGCACACCGCCGCCATGCCCACCGCAGGCGCAGGAGCCGGTTACGGCACTCCGGGTGGTGCCGGTGGTTCCACCGGTGGATCCGTCCCCAGTTCCCACACCACCAGCTCCGGCGGTAGCTCCGGAAAGCTGCTGGGCATCGGCGGCGCCATCGGAGCCGTCGTCGTGGTCGGCGGCCTCCTGTGGTTCTTCCTCGGTGGTGACGATGAGGGCGAGAACACGGCCACCGAAGAGACCACCACGCAGGAGGCCACGGAGCCCACCACCGACGCCCAGGAGACGAGCGCGGCCGCTGCCCCGACCTCCGCCGCAGCGCCGACGGCGGCTGCCAACGGGGGGATCCCGGAGTACTCCTCCCTCGTCGAGCGCGTGCCGGAGGCGCAGGGCGCCCTTCCCGCGCCGTTCCTCGCCACCGTCGAACGTGGCTGCACCGTCACCGAGCCGATCTCCAGCTTCATCGAGGGCCTGGGTGAAGAGGTCATCCAGTGCAACGGCCCCAGCGGTGAGGCCGCCGAAGGCACCCCGGACAACGGCATGTCCCGTGGCTTCCGCTTCGTCTCCACCGGCGACCAGGTGCAGACGGTCCAGGACTTCCTGTCCAACAATGCCGGCTACAACGAGGAGACCATCCAGGAAGCCGGCGACGGTAACCCGGAGATCCGCACCTACACGCCGGCCGACGGCAACGGTGGCACCGGTTACTCCGTGTACTACCCGGACCAGCAGATCCTCATCTATGGTGCGGGCTACATGGGTGATCCAGAGAACGCTGTCGACGACACCCTGCGTTACTGGGGCTTCCTGGCCTGA